The nucleotide sequence ACAGAGCCAGATAAATCCAAAGAAAATGAAGATGAAGAAGAGGGGAAACTCCCAAACTGGATTCTTTCATTAGTACCATTATTAGTCGTTGTCATTTTACTTAATTTCTTAAAAATAGCTCCGATTCCATCTTTATTAGCTGGAATTTTAGCGATATTACTTATCAATTTTAAGCAATACAAGACTTTCATACCTTCTATGAACGAAGGAGCGAAAGGCTCTGTTATGGCGATTATCAACACGAGTGCAGCTGTTGGTTTTGGTGCAGTCGTAACGAGTGTGCCTGACTTTGACAACATTACGGATATGCTTTTAGGCATCTCGAGCAATCCGCTCGTGTCCGAATCACTTGTGGTTCAGCTACTGGCAATGATCACAGGTTCTGCATCAGGCGGTATGGGAATTGCTCTACAAGCGCTTGGAAGTACGTACTATGAGTTATCACAGTCGACAGGAATGAGTCCTGAAGCGTTTCACAGAATGGCATCCATTGCATCAGGTGCATCCATCCTTCCTCATAATGGAGCATTATTAACCCTTCTTGCGGTAACCCAGTTAACGCACAAGGAAACATATAAAGATGTATTTGTCGTTGCTTTAATCATACCTACAATAGCTGTAATTGTCGGAATCATCATGGCAAGTATGGGTATTATATAAAAACTTTTTAGGAGTGAGTCGTGTGGTAGAAAATAAAGTCGTTGTTATTACAGGATCAGCAAGTGGTATTGGTTTTGAAATCGGAAAAACGTTCGCTGAAAACGGAAGCAAAGTGGTTTTAACTGATCTTAATGCTGAAGGAGTTAAAAAAGCAGCGGAAGAACTTAAGAGCCTCGGACATGAAGCGATCGGTCTTAAAGCGGATGTTACAAGTGAAGAAGATATCAAGAACATGATCGAAACAGCACACAAAGAGTATGGCCGTGTAGATGTATTAATCAACAACGCAGGTCTTCAGCACGTTTCACCGATTGAAGAGTTCCCTACAGATAAGTTTGAATTGATGATCAAGATCATGCTGACTGCACCATTCATCGCAACAAAGCACGTGATGCCGATCATGAAGAAACAAGGCTTTGGACGTATCATCAACATTTCTTCTATCAATGGTTTAATTGGATTTGCTGGTAAAGCTGCTTACAACAGTGCAAAGCATGGTGTAATCGGTCTTACAAAGGTTGCAGCATTAGAATCAGCAGCTGAAGGCGTAACCGTTAACGCACTTTGCCCAGGATATGTAGATACTCCACTTGTTCGCGGTCAATTAGAAGACTTAGCGAAAACAAGAAATGTATCATTAGATAAAGTTCTTGAAGAAGTGATCTATCCGCTAGTACCACAAAAACGTCTTATGGAAGTAAGCGAAATTGCTGACTATGCGATGTTCTTATCAAGCGATAAAGCGAAGAGCGTAACAGGACAAGCAATCGTGATCGATGGCGGTTATACAGCTCAATAAATTTACTTTTAAAACCTCAGTCATTTAAGTGGCTGAGGTTTTTTTGTGTTCACAAACTCTCTCTGTCTGTATAAACATGTCCCATTTAATAGGACTATAATGTAAAATATTACTAAGTAGTTATAAATAGATAACTGAATAACACTGAGGTGGATACGATGGATAAAAAATTGAATAGAAAAAAACTAATGGCTGATCTTTTCAAAGCACGCTTTCCTTTTCTTTATTTGTCTACTTGGGAAGAGGATAGGGCGCTTGAATTTATACGCTCTATTGCTTCTAATCATGAATTAATCAAAACGCCAAGGAAATTAATTACTTGGAAAGTCACCAATGGTATATCAGGAGATGATTTGAGTATTACAGATACTAAATCTCCTTTAAGAGCTTTGGAATACATCGAAAAGTTCCAAGATCCTGCTATTTTTATTTTGCATGATTTTCATGTTTATTTCGGTAATCAAGGACAGCTTCCTGATTATCAAATTATCCGTAAATTGAGAGACCTATTATCCAATCTTAAACAAAGTCAAAATCCAAAGAACGTTGTTTTTTTATCCCCGATTTTAAAACTTCCTCTTGAGCTGGAAAAGGATATTACCATCTTTGACTTCAATCTGCCAACGTTTAAAGAGATTAAGAACAGTTTAGAAGAGATGATTGCAGTTAATAAGCAAAGAGGTCGTATTGAAATTAATATGTCTGATGAAGAAATCGAAAAGCTGGTTAAAGCAGCACTAGGATTAACATTATCAGAAGCGGAAAACGCTTTTGCACGTGCTATGGTGGAAGATGGGAAATTATCTGTCGATGATGTAGAAGTGATTTTGGAAGAAAAAGAACAAATCATTAAAAAAACGGGTATTTTAGAGTTTGTAAATAATGAATTGAACATGGAAGACATAGGCGGATTAGAAAACTTGAAAAGGTGGCTTCGAAAAAGAAATAAGTCCTGGCTGGAATCGGCTCAACTATATGGATTGCCTTCTCCAAAAGGGGTGCTCATTACAGGGGTGCCTGGTTGTGGAAAGAGCTTAATAAGTAAATCAATTAGTGAAATGTGGCAGCTGCCATTATTGAGGCTGGATATAGGGAAAATATTTAGCGGCATTGTAGGAAGCAGTGAAGAGAACATGAGAAAAGCTATTCAAACTGCAGAAGCCATAGCCCCCTCTATACTCTGGATCGATGAGATTGAAAAAGGCTTTAGCGGGATAAATTCTACCGGAGACGGCGGGACAAGCTCCCGAATTTTTGGGCAGTTCTTAACTTGGATGCAAGAAAAGGAAAAGGCAGTTTTCGTTATAGCTACAGCTAATAATATTTCCAGTCTGCCACCAGAAATGTTGCGCAAAGGAAGGTTTGATGAAATCTTTTTTGTAGATCTGCCAACTCACCGCGAACGGATTGATATTTTTAGAGTCCATTTAAAGAAAAGATTAAAGGCACAGGAAGTTATAGGAGAATTTGATATCTCAGATCATAACTTAGAATATTTGGCAGAACTAACGGAAGGATTTGTAGGTGCTGAAATTGAACAGGTCGTGATTAATGGATTATTTGAAGCTTATTACGAGGATCGAAGTGTGAGACTGAGTGATTTCGAAAAAGTGTGTAAGCAATTCATTCCGTTATCTGTTACTCAAGCAGAACAGATCAAAAAGGTCCGCGAATGGGCAAATGTAAGAGCAGTAACGGCAA is from Fictibacillus sp. b24 and encodes:
- a CDS encoding 3-hydroxybutyrate dehydrogenase, producing MVENKVVVITGSASGIGFEIGKTFAENGSKVVLTDLNAEGVKKAAEELKSLGHEAIGLKADVTSEEDIKNMIETAHKEYGRVDVLINNAGLQHVSPIEEFPTDKFELMIKIMLTAPFIATKHVMPIMKKQGFGRIINISSINGLIGFAGKAAYNSAKHGVIGLTKVAALESAAEGVTVNALCPGYVDTPLVRGQLEDLAKTRNVSLDKVLEEVIYPLVPQKRLMEVSEIADYAMFLSSDKAKSVTGQAIVIDGGYTAQ
- a CDS encoding AAA family ATPase — protein: MDKKLNRKKLMADLFKARFPFLYLSTWEEDRALEFIRSIASNHELIKTPRKLITWKVTNGISGDDLSITDTKSPLRALEYIEKFQDPAIFILHDFHVYFGNQGQLPDYQIIRKLRDLLSNLKQSQNPKNVVFLSPILKLPLELEKDITIFDFNLPTFKEIKNSLEEMIAVNKQRGRIEINMSDEEIEKLVKAALGLTLSEAENAFARAMVEDGKLSVDDVEVILEEKEQIIKKTGILEFVNNELNMEDIGGLENLKRWLRKRNKSWLESAQLYGLPSPKGVLITGVPGCGKSLISKSISEMWQLPLLRLDIGKIFSGIVGSSEENMRKAIQTAEAIAPSILWIDEIEKGFSGINSTGDGGTSSRIFGQFLTWMQEKEKAVFVIATANNISSLPPEMLRKGRFDEIFFVDLPTHRERIDIFRVHLKKRLKAQEVIGEFDISDHNLEYLAELTEGFVGAEIEQVVINGLFEAYYEDRSVRLSDFEKVCKQFIPLSVTQAEQIKKVREWANVRAVTATPREDRKEYFENADSDPEFDIKASRGGRTIDF
- a CDS encoding GntP family permease gives rise to the protein MISIIIGLALLMFFAYLGWSIIWVAPIVAGIVALMSGLDLMDAYTNTYMTGFVDFAKAWFPIFLLGAVLGKLMEDTGAAKSVAIQFTKFIGEKRAILGVLVASAVLTYGGVSLFVVVFAIYPIALALFKKADISRRLIAPTIVLGAFTFTMTAVPGTPQIQNLIPMNTFKTTPMAGTIIGIVATLIMAVGGYFWLKFREKRLTAAGEKYTEPDKSKENEDEEEGKLPNWILSLVPLLVVVILLNFLKIAPIPSLLAGILAILLINFKQYKTFIPSMNEGAKGSVMAIINTSAAVGFGAVVTSVPDFDNITDMLLGISSNPLVSESLVVQLLAMITGSASGGMGIALQALGSTYYELSQSTGMSPEAFHRMASIASGASILPHNGALLTLLAVTQLTHKETYKDVFVVALIIPTIAVIVGIIMASMGII